The DNA sequence CAAGTGAATGGAAAAAATTCGTAAAAACAATTGATAAAGTGATAGGGAAGAATAATGTATGATTCGTTCTAAACAAGAGTATATTTCCATCTTAAGAAAAAAACTGCGTCGCTACCGTCATTCAGAAGAAATTGTAGCAGAAATTGAAGTGCACGTTCATGAAATGTTGTTAGAATTTACAGAAGGTCACAAAATGAGCGAAGCAGATGCAATGAAGAAAGTAATCGAAAAATTAGGATCTCCTAAAGAGATTGCAGCTATGTACCATGAAGAACTAGGGGTTACAGAATCTAAAACACAATGGACTTTTATCACCGTTAATTTACTATTCTTTATTGTCGGTATTAGCCTAACAGCAATTTACCACCTTGTTTCATACTCATTTGCAACGCACATCTGGAGTATTTTAACGAGCATTCCATTTATCATAATTGTATTGTATATGTTTTTTTGGGGACTTCTAGGGTACGAAATAGGAAAAGAGTTTGCATACAAAGGAAAGAGACTCCTAAAAAAAACACTCTACATATCACTTATTCCGAATTTGATTTTAATGGCACTTGTTATTTTTAGAATTATCCCTTTAGGATGGTTTGATCCATTGTTAACTGGACCATTTATTATTTTATGTATTATATGCACGGCGCTCGTATTCCCTATTAGTTATGCTGGTTATCGATGGGGTGTTATGCGCTCCGTGTAATCTTTTACGCAACTATATAGAATATCTAGGTAAAAGGAGTGATGTCTTTTTGTTTAGGTATTCTTAATATAAATTAATACATAGAATATCTATGTAATTTAATGGAGGTATTTACAATGAAAAAAATTTATTATTTATTTATGCTGTCTTGCTTATTATTAAGTTTTTTTGCAAACAACCTTATTTTCACTACGAATATTGGCATTTCGTATCCTTTATTCATCATTATCTTTTATACGTTTTTTTTCTATCGTTTTAAACATGTCTCACCTTCAAACAAACAAATCACCTTACTTTTATTTTTTGTCATCTGTATGCTAAGTGTTAGCTACTTTATATTTTCGAACATCATTTTTTATGTATTAAACTATATATTTATCCCCTTACTAATGTACATACATTCCGTATTATATACTACCGAATCGAAAATTTTATGGTATAAACCGATCTTAATAACATTTTTAAAAAAGAAAATGAAACAGTTTTTAGGCTGCTATCACTTAATATTAAAAATATGTACGAGACGCGCTAAAAGAAATATCGGGAAATCTACGTACCATACTACGAAAAAAATCGCGATTGGTTTATTTATCTCAATTCCAGTAGTGTTCATTGTCCTTAATTTGCTACTTCTTGCAGATGACAATTTTGCTCATATGATGTACGAAATCCCCCAGCTGATTTTTAATATTAACTATTCACTACTGTGGGACACATTAATCGTCATTACACTATTTAGTTTTTTTATTACTTATTTTATCGTATTAAGAAAAAATACAAATATAGAATATAAGCAACCCATTGTTAAGAACTATCAAATGGATACGATTATCGTCGCAACCTTCTTAACTACACTAAATATTATTTATTTATTATTTGTTGTTGTACAATTCCAGTATTTCTTCAGTGGAACTTTGGAAACAGGCTTGTCTTATGCAGAATATGCACGACGTGGTTTTTTTGAGCTTATGATTGTAACGATCATCAATTATATAACACTACTCATTACACTCCACTACTCAACTAAAAAAGGCCCTAGTTTTATCGTAAAGGTACAGTTATCGCTTATGATCATGTTCAGCGCGATCATGTTGGCGTCTGCATTTATAAGATTAGCAATGTATGAACAAGCTTACGGATTTACGATGCTTAGAGTACTCGTTTATGCATTTATGATTTATTTAACCGTTCTATTTGCATATACACTGATGAAGGTTTGGGTTCAAAAGCTATCGATTGTACGGTTTTCAATCATTTTTACGTTACTATTTTATGTTGGTTTAAACATTATGCATGTCGATCAAATGATTGTTAATAACAACCTTACACGTTATGAAGAAACTGGAAAAATTGATATTCATTACTTAGGAACGTTGTCATACTCGGCTGTTCCAGCTCTTGTTGACTTATATGAATCAGAACCACATAACAATGACTTAAAGGAAATTTTAATAATGAAAGATAAAGAATTATCAAATGAAAATTGGAAATCCTTTAATATATCACGTGTAAAAGCAAGAGAGGCACTTAAAAATATAAAACTTGATTAAAAAAGCGTATTTATCGTAAGTCGTTTGAAACCTTTTATAAATATAACCGTATATAAAACTATCATTAGACTATTTAGGAGGAATAGACCCTTGCCTATTCAAGTTATTTTTGTAGTAGTCATCGGAATCTTATTTATTTATTGCGGTTATTTAATTTTCTCTAGAAAAGCACCAAATTTACTTGATCTATTCTTAAAACAAGGTGTTTCTTACAATGACAGTTTGTCCGCTAAAATATTTGGTACAATCATCATCATTGCTGGTATTATTGTTCTGTTGCTTCCTCTCATTCTAGGAATAGAAAATATGAATATATAAGTAATTATCAAATAAAAATCAGAGGGATGAAATAGGCTACTTACCCTATTTCATTCCCTCAAAAATCAAACTATGTCTCTTACTTTACCAAAATACATCTAATGCTTCACCTTCAAACCAAACTGTGTCGATGTTACATGCTTCAGCATCAATACCGTACTGCCAGCCAGCTAATGTTGCTCCCTCTGGAGCTTCTGGGTTGTAATCAGGTGCATTTTCCTCAGTAGTGATTCCATGATAAGGAGATGCAGTCCAAACATAATAATCTTCTAAAATATTCTCATTTTCTTCAGCAGCTGTTTCAAATGCTACATATAGTTCTTCATCCGGACTAAAAATACCGTAAACGCCCGCTTCATACTCTGAATCTTGTAATGTTTCATACCACCCTAACAAGAATCCTGAATCAATAGGGTAAATAGGCTCAACGTTTGCGAAAAGTGCGACTCCTTCAGGAACTCCGAAATCTCTTGCCATATCAATGGCATCTTCTGCTTCGCTCACACCTTTATCATATCCAGTAGCATCTTCAAAGTGATTCCAAATTACTAAAATTTGAATATCGTTTTCATGTAGTAAGTCTCTTCCTTCTGGTGTTAATCCGTAGGATACACCTTCCTTATCTCCTAAATAACGTCCCCAAACTTGTGGATCCCCGAAGTTTTCTCTTACACATGCAAGCATTTCATCTGTTGTTAAACTAGCAGAGTCTACACCCCAAACTTGATCTGGGACATCTTCTCCATTTCCATTTCCATCACCATTTCCATTTCCGTTGTCTGTGCCATTTTCTTCTCCGTTTTCTTCTCCATTTCCATTTTCACCATTGCCATTGCCGTTTCCATTTTCGTCACCATTGTCTGAAACAATATTATTCGTAATATTGTTTATAATGTTATTAGTAATGTTTCCATCTCCGGTTATATCATTTCTTATGTTATTATCTACAGTACCACCGTTACCTTCTATTGTATTATCAATAGAATTATTTACCTCACCGTTTTCTCCGTGTATTTCGTTTTCAATCGTACTATTAATTTCTCCGCTTCCGTAAATCTCGTTTGTAATTTCATTGTCTATAGTAGATCCATCTCCATCTACTGAATTGTTTACATTATTGTTACTTCCATTATCATTTGAGTCACTATTGTCCTCTGAATCTTCCATATTATCATCATCCATAACGCTAGCTGAAATTGGTTCAGAAGCATCTTCACTGCCCCAAATGTAAAAAGCTGTTGCAGTGATAATAAATAGCATTAATGCAGTAAAAAAAGGAATTAATCTTTTCATATTCATGTGTGTTTACCTCCTTTTCCCAACACATCATACGCAAAAAAAGGGTTATGTGTGCTGTTATAGTGGAGGAATGGGCTTTTTCATAATGAAAAAAGAGATTGCCATCAAGTAGACAATCTCCCAAAATTTATGTCATGAATATTCTATTTTTTATCCATCATTTTTGTAAGTTTATTTAAATTAATAGATTGTGGATCTTTCGTAATCGCCTTAACTAACTCATCTTCTTTTTCTTTCGGTACAGGTTTATTTGCGATAGCAGCTACCTTTTTAATAATGCCTCTTACTGTTTCCTCATCTTTAAAGTTTGCATCTTTGATCGACTCTGCTAGCTTAAAGATTTCTGCCATATTTACACCAGACTTCTTCTCAATATTTTTGAACAGATCTTTATCCATCATAAACCTCCTCCCATTATTCCGTATACATTAGTTGTATGTAGAACACCTTCAAATGGTTAGTCGTTTATAATGAAAAATGAAAAATCCTTTAAATTCCACACATGCTACAACTCATTAAACGTAACAAGAATAACCAGACTAGGGATAAGGAGTATAAATAAACCTTATGAATCGTCATGGTTTCAAGCATAAGCACTTTATATACTAATAAACACTATCGTACCATTTATTATAATCGACTAATGAATTTCTCGATTTTATGAGAGCATTAACTTTTTCTTCCACAGATATATTCGGATCATAAAGCTGCATACGATAATAAATATCTTCTTCTAAAAAATTTACGATAACAAAAGCACCGTTATTCCATTGATTAAAGTATCCTACTACTTTATCTTCTTGTGTAATTTCTCTTCCAACCTCAACTTCTTCTTGCCAATGATTAGGTTCATAATTAGAAATCCAAATATCAAACTTACTGTTCCCTTCAAAATGGAGCATTGATAGCTCAACTTTCACTTCAGCTAAATCAGCATTTGCATAAATTAACCCAGGTTGCCAATTGTTTGATTTATCGTTTGGAATAGGTAAAACAGCTGGTAATTTTGCTGTAAAAGGAAGTTCATCAAGAATTACTTCGTAGGCTGGGAATAAATATGTATTTTTACTTTCATCATCGCTACGACCTATTTCATTAAACTTAGATGTATTAAATTCTTCGCCATTACTTGAACAGCTAATCATAAATAACAAGAGAATAGCAAGGCAAAACGGCAATTTCTTTTTCACTATTATCCCTCCCAAAAATTGAGATTAATAGTAAGAATATGGTTGTCTTATTCGATTTATGCGTGCTACATCAACACTACAAATGAAAAGCTATCTGAAATTACTTCATGATTCATGTATAATAGTAAATAATTCATCATTGGAGGTAAATATGAGTTTTTATCATATATTAAGTAAGTACTATGATGTCATCTTCCCAATAAATCCAGTTCAAACGTCATTTGTTAAAAGCCATTTAAAAGATAATACAACGATTCTTGATATTGCAGCCGGATCTGGAAATCTTGCTATAGAACTAGCCCAACAAGGTCATCATGTGACCGCCATCGATCTAGATCCAAGAATGATTGATACGATTAATCATAAAAAAAATGAGCTGGGAATATCTTTATCTACTCATGTTATGGATATGAGAAAGATAGATTCGTTGAATACACAACCTTATGATACAGTAGTTTGTGTTGGTAATTCTCTTGTCCATTTAAATTCAATAGCCGAAATTAAAAATTGTTTAAAAAAAGCTTACCTAAGTCTTCAAGAAAGTGGCAGCTTGATAATACAAATCGTTAATTTTGATCGTGTAGTTCAAGAAGAAACGACGAAGCTTCCTTTAATTGAAAGAAAAGAGAACGGAATTACGTTTAAGAGAACATACCAACATGAAAACGGTAGAATAATCTTTCATGGAGAATTAACTGTAGAAATGGAAAATAAAAAGGAAGTCTTTAACAATAGTGTTGATTTGTATCCACTTACTTCGAGAGAATTGATGGACGTATTAGAGGATTGTCACTTTAAAAATATAGAATGTTTTGGTAGCTATAAAGGAGAGAAGCACACGTTAACTTCTCCGGCAATCATTGTAGTAGCTAAGAAATAATTCCACCCCACTTTTTCGCTGATGGCGTGTGAAGTGGGGTAGCAATAAAAACTCATTGTAGCGTTAGTCTAATCATGGATTCGTAGACCATAATCCAGCAGATTTAATGAATACTCGTGGATGCAATTTTAATTGTGATACAATAAATTCTGCTAAGTCTTCGGGTTGCATTACCTTATCCGGGTTTCCATCTGTCAAGT is a window from the Evansella cellulosilytica DSM 2522 genome containing:
- a CDS encoding HAAS signaling domain-containing protein — protein: MIRSKQEYISILRKKLRRYRHSEEIVAEIEVHVHEMLLEFTEGHKMSEADAMKKVIEKLGSPKEIAAMYHEELGVTESKTQWTFITVNLLFFIVGISLTAIYHLVSYSFATHIWSILTSIPFIIIVLYMFFWGLLGYEIGKEFAYKGKRLLKKTLYISLIPNLILMALVIFRIIPLGWFDPLLTGPFIILCIICTALVFPISYAGYRWGVMRSV
- a CDS encoding DUF4153 domain-containing protein, with protein sequence MKKIYYLFMLSCLLLSFFANNLIFTTNIGISYPLFIIIFYTFFFYRFKHVSPSNKQITLLLFFVICMLSVSYFIFSNIIFYVLNYIFIPLLMYIHSVLYTTESKILWYKPILITFLKKKMKQFLGCYHLILKICTRRAKRNIGKSTYHTTKKIAIGLFISIPVVFIVLNLLLLADDNFAHMMYEIPQLIFNINYSLLWDTLIVITLFSFFITYFIVLRKNTNIEYKQPIVKNYQMDTIIVATFLTTLNIIYLLFVVVQFQYFFSGTLETGLSYAEYARRGFFELMIVTIINYITLLITLHYSTKKGPSFIVKVQLSLMIMFSAIMLASAFIRLAMYEQAYGFTMLRVLVYAFMIYLTVLFAYTLMKVWVQKLSIVRFSIIFTLLFYVGLNIMHVDQMIVNNNLTRYEETGKIDIHYLGTLSYSAVPALVDLYESEPHNNDLKEILIMKDKELSNENWKSFNISRVKAREALKNIKLD
- a CDS encoding glycoside hydrolase domain-containing protein; this translates as MNMKRLIPFFTALMLFIITATAFYIWGSEDASEPISASVMDDDNMEDSEDNSDSNDNGSNNNVNNSVDGDGSTIDNEITNEIYGSGEINSTIENEIHGENGEVNNSIDNTIEGNGGTVDNNIRNDITGDGNITNNIINNITNNIVSDNGDENGNGNGNGENGNGEENGEENGTDNGNGNGDGNGNGEDVPDQVWGVDSASLTTDEMLACVRENFGDPQVWGRYLGDKEGVSYGLTPEGRDLLHENDIQILVIWNHFEDATGYDKGVSEAEDAIDMARDFGVPEGVALFANVEPIYPIDSGFLLGWYETLQDSEYEAGVYGIFSPDEELYVAFETAAEENENILEDYYVWTASPYHGITTEENAPDYNPEAPEGATLAGWQYGIDAEACNIDTVWFEGEALDVFW
- a CDS encoding stage VI sporulation protein F — protein: MDKDLFKNIEKKSGVNMAEIFKLAESIKDANFKDEETVRGIIKKVAAIANKPVPKEKEDELVKAITKDPQSINLNKLTKMMDKK
- a CDS encoding class I SAM-dependent methyltransferase — its product is MSFYHILSKYYDVIFPINPVQTSFVKSHLKDNTTILDIAAGSGNLAIELAQQGHHVTAIDLDPRMIDTINHKKNELGISLSTHVMDMRKIDSLNTQPYDTVVCVGNSLVHLNSIAEIKNCLKKAYLSLQESGSLIIQIVNFDRVVQEETTKLPLIERKENGITFKRTYQHENGRIIFHGELTVEMENKKEVFNNSVDLYPLTSRELMDVLEDCHFKNIECFGSYKGEKHTLTSPAIIVVAKK